A DNA window from Setaria viridis chromosome 2, Setaria_viridis_v4.0, whole genome shotgun sequence contains the following coding sequences:
- the LOC117842438 gene encoding F-box/kelch-repeat protein At3g23880 yields MASPGPSSPPVSRSTRRRTPVASNTGVLPPDVLFDVLLRLPAKELCRLRAVCRAWRSLTVDPLFTGAHAARHPLFLANFRDDQTHICVVDLLGIVVKRIPNADGHLLLHTSLDLACATTVRNSCQVLDPATGNVHVPPESPAVEHLDRENVRMPYTSFAFGRIATTGEYKVIRIFNRPTLAGFHQPHLFEVFTINISGSSSGSSHTQWRARQPDHFFDPSSAIVVGEVVYFKVDIVFDVLICGDVYPGIPLDCILSFDLEREEWRGILNGPISEIFETDKYAGDLDGYRGLWTQVTLADLRGSLGLVHYRKHRHMMDLWVRKDIDGGLWVKEYIIQIEPIFPTTESCVKSLFMLDDGRLVIHFPKTGLLFIYDPRTNTSAQVEMRHLDAVAMYTGNLLSLQVGDMV; encoded by the coding sequence ATGGCTTCGCCGGGGCCTTCCTCCCCCCCGGTCAGTCGATCCACGCGCCGACGAACCCCCGTCGCCTCCAACACCGGCGTGCTGCCCCCGGACGTGCTGTTCGACGTCCTGCTACGGCTCCCGGCCAAGGAGCtctgccgcctccgcgccgtctGCCGCGCCTGGCGCTCCCTCACCGTCGATCCGCTCTTCACCGGCGCGCACGCGGCGCGCCACCCGCTCTTCCTGGCCAATTTCCGGGATGACCAGACGCACATCTGTGTCGTTGATCTGTTAGGCATCGTGGTGAAGCGGATTCCCAATGCGGATGGCCACCTCCTGCTCCACACAAGCCTAGATCTGGCCTGCGCGACGACAGTAAGGAACAGCTGCCAGGTGCTTGATCCGGCTACTGGAAATGTTCACGTCCCGCCGGAGAGCCCAGCGGTGGAGCATTTGGATCGAGAGAATGTACGCATGCCATACACCTCTTTCGCATTTGGGAGGATTGCCACTACTGGAGAGTACAAGGTGATAAGGATTTTCAACCGGCCGACTCTTGCTGGCTTTCATCAGCCCCATCTGTTTGAGGTGTTTACAATCAACATCAGTGGTTCAAGTTCTGGTTCCAGCCACACGCAGTGGAGGGCGAGGCAGCCTGACCACTTTTTTGACCCGAGCAGTGCCATCGTAGTTGGTGAGGTGGTCTACTTCAAGGTGGATATTGTATTCGACGTCCTGATTTGTGGTGATGTCTACCCTGGCATTCCTCTTGATTGCATCCTTTCGTTTGACCTTGAGAGAGAGGAATGGAGGGGAATTCTCAATGGGCCAATAAGTGAAATTTTTGAAACCGACAAGTATGCTGGTGATTTGGATGGCTACCGTGGTCTTTGGACTCAGGTTACTCTAGCTGACCTGAGAGGCTCCTTAGGTCTTGTGCACTATCGTAAGCACCGGCACATGATGGACCTCTGGGTTCGGAAAGACATTGACGGTGGTCTCTGGGTGAAAGAGTATATCATTCAGATTGAACCGATTTTCCCAACTACTGAATCGTGTGTAAAGTCATTGTTTATGTTAGATGACGGAAGGTTAGTCATCCATTTCCCAAAGACCGGACTGCTGTTCATCTATGATCCAAGAACCAACACTTCTGCACAAGTGGAGATGAGACATCTTGATGCGGTTGCGATGTACACTGGAAATCTGTTGAGTTTACAAGTTGGTGACATGGTGTAG
- the LOC117842411 gene encoding uncharacterized protein isoform X1 — MSLAAAGARASLLPSPLAASSSLPRLLALPPRHRRPHGSLASQPAAGRRRRLRVRMARTESTGVAVGFRAPEFELPEPLTGKLWTLDDFEGNPALLVMFICNHCPFVKHLKKDIAKLTSFYMEKGLGAVAISSNSIRTHPQDGPERMAEEAKLFKYPFPYLYDESQEVAKAFRAVCTPEFYLFKKQDGRRFFELFYHGQLDDSRPSNNVPVTGRDLSRAIDCALSGQELPFVEKPCVGCSIKWHP; from the exons ATgtcccttgccgccgccggcgcgcgggcctccctcctcccctcccccctcgctGCCTCCTCGTCCCTCCCGCGGCTCCTCGCGCTcccgccccgccaccgccgcccgcacgGCTCCCTCGCCTCGCAGCCGGCCGCGGGCAGGCGGCGCCGGCTCCGGGTGCGCATGGCCAGGACAGAGTCCaccggcgtcgccgtcggctTCCGCGCGCCGGAGTTCGAG CTCCCGGAGCCACTGACGGGGAAGCTCTGGACATTGGATGATTTTGAGGGCAACCCCGCACTGCTG GTTATGTTCATATGCAATCACTGTCCATTTGTAAAACATCTGAAAAAGGATATTGCGAAGCTCACCTCTTTCTATATGGAG AAAGGACTTGGTGCTGTTGCCATATCGTCGAACTCAATAAGGACACATCCCCAG GATGGTCCAGAACGCATGGCTGAAGAAGCAAAATTGTTCAAATATCCTTTCCCATATCTTTATGATGAG TCTCAAGAAGTAGctaaagctttcagagcagtcTGCACGCCAGAGTTTTACTTGTTTAAAAAG CAGGATGGACGAAGGTTTTTTGAACTTTTCTACCATGGACAGTTGGATGATTCGAGACCCAGTAACAATGTGCCAGTAACTGGAAG GGATCTAAGCCGTGCAATTGACTGTGCGCTCAGTGGCCAAGAATTGCCTTTTGTAGAAAAACCTTG TGTTGGATGCAGCATCAAGTGGCACCCATGA
- the LOC117842411 gene encoding uncharacterized protein isoform X2 translates to MSLAAAGARASLLPSPLAASSSLPRLLALPPRHRRPHGSLASQPAAGRRRRLRVRMARTESTGVAVGFRAPEFELPEPLTGKLWTLDDFEGNPALLVMFICNHCPFVKHLKKDIAKLTSFYMEKGLGAVAISSNSIRTHPQDGPERMAEEAKLFKYPFPYLYDESQEVAKAFRAVCTPEFYLFKKDGRRFFELFYHGQLDDSRPSNNVPVTGRDLSRAIDCALSGQELPFVEKPCVGCSIKWHP, encoded by the exons ATgtcccttgccgccgccggcgcgcgggcctccctcctcccctcccccctcgctGCCTCCTCGTCCCTCCCGCGGCTCCTCGCGCTcccgccccgccaccgccgcccgcacgGCTCCCTCGCCTCGCAGCCGGCCGCGGGCAGGCGGCGCCGGCTCCGGGTGCGCATGGCCAGGACAGAGTCCaccggcgtcgccgtcggctTCCGCGCGCCGGAGTTCGAG CTCCCGGAGCCACTGACGGGGAAGCTCTGGACATTGGATGATTTTGAGGGCAACCCCGCACTGCTG GTTATGTTCATATGCAATCACTGTCCATTTGTAAAACATCTGAAAAAGGATATTGCGAAGCTCACCTCTTTCTATATGGAG AAAGGACTTGGTGCTGTTGCCATATCGTCGAACTCAATAAGGACACATCCCCAG GATGGTCCAGAACGCATGGCTGAAGAAGCAAAATTGTTCAAATATCCTTTCCCATATCTTTATGATGAG TCTCAAGAAGTAGctaaagctttcagagcagtcTGCACGCCAGAGTTTTACTTGTTTAAAAAG GATGGACGAAGGTTTTTTGAACTTTTCTACCATGGACAGTTGGATGATTCGAGACCCAGTAACAATGTGCCAGTAACTGGAAG GGATCTAAGCCGTGCAATTGACTGTGCGCTCAGTGGCCAAGAATTGCCTTTTGTAGAAAAACCTTG TGTTGGATGCAGCATCAAGTGGCACCCATGA